In Deltaproteobacteria bacterium, the following are encoded in one genomic region:
- a CDS encoding BolA family transcriptional regulator: MTTADIIIAKIKEQLPSAQIRATDLTGGGDHWQLVVRAAEFKGKGLIEQHQMIYRALGDMMRQEIHALSLDTKEA, from the coding sequence ATGACTACGGCTGATATCATCATCGCCAAGATTAAAGAACAGCTTCCTTCTGCCCAGATCAGAGCAACTGACCTTACCGGCGGCGGCGATCATTGGCAGCTGGTGGTCCGGGCTGCGGAATTTAAGGGCAAAGGCCTCATCGAGCAGCACCAGATGATCTACCGCGCCCTCGGTGACATGATGCGCCAGGAGATCCACGCGCTGTCCCTGGACACCAAAGAGGCATAA
- the rdgB gene encoding RdgB/HAM1 family non-canonical purine NTP pyrophosphatase → MPRLYLASNNAHKVQELSAMLASLDPPWQVASARELAPEVSWVEDGDSFLANAKIKAAALRRLTQDCVLADDSGLVVDILGGDPGVYSSRYAGREGDDSANNQKLLKAIAGRPSSDLDARFVCTLYFVDEKGEGHAFTGTLEGHLTHHPAGDHGFGYDPIFVPNNPPAGWQGRTLAEMPAAVKNAISHRAAAFQAWRQWLATR, encoded by the coding sequence ATGCCACGACTTTATCTTGCCAGCAACAACGCCCACAAGGTGCAGGAGCTCAGTGCCATGTTAGCATCGCTGGATCCGCCATGGCAGGTGGCCAGCGCGCGGGAGCTTGCACCCGAGGTGTCATGGGTCGAGGACGGAGACAGTTTCCTCGCCAATGCCAAGATCAAGGCTGCGGCGCTCAGACGCCTGACCCAAGACTGTGTTCTGGCGGATGATTCCGGACTGGTGGTCGATATTTTGGGTGGCGACCCCGGCGTGTACTCAAGCCGCTACGCGGGCCGCGAGGGTGACGACAGCGCCAATAACCAAAAGCTCCTTAAAGCCATTGCTGGGCGCCCGTCCTCTGACCTTGACGCGCGCTTTGTCTGTACGCTCTACTTTGTGGACGAAAAGGGCGAAGGTCACGCATTTACTGGGACGCTCGAGGGGCATCTCACGCATCATCCGGCTGGGGACCACGGCTTCGGTTACGACCCGATATTCGTGCCCAATAATCCGCCAGCGGGGTGGCAGGGTCGGACACTGGCCGAGATGCCGGCCGCGGTCAAGAACGCGATCAGCCACCGCGCCGCTGCCTTTCAGGCTTGGCGGCAGTGGCTGGCCACGCGTTAG
- a CDS encoding SH3 domain-containing protein, translating to MAMHKHQSYWRILLVLGFTIGGTVACSGSKSDEEGLVPSTEADAEGAGAPQADGGAAETADAAAKDGSGETASDTSAEAAGSAAVTGDAASPVPAATAPAPTGVSSQAMAATPPPGKDRVVRHVKVKQATLRSGPSAKAEPVGQLSRGERIIVDVENGWGRIADGLYIKLTDTAPKPVAVRRQRAAWMPPAH from the coding sequence ATGGCGATGCATAAACATCAAAGTTACTGGCGGATTTTGCTTGTCCTCGGGTTCACCATCGGTGGCACCGTAGCTTGCTCTGGTAGCAAGTCGGATGAGGAGGGGCTAGTCCCCAGCACGGAGGCCGATGCCGAGGGAGCGGGAGCGCCGCAAGCAGATGGCGGTGCCGCCGAAACGGCAGACGCAGCAGCCAAAGATGGCAGCGGTGAAACTGCGAGCGATACGAGTGCCGAAGCCGCAGGTTCGGCGGCGGTTACTGGTGATGCAGCCTCACCGGTACCTGCTGCAACAGCACCAGCACCGACCGGAGTATCGTCCCAGGCGATGGCGGCAACGCCACCCCCAGGTAAGGATCGCGTCGTGCGGCATGTCAAAGTAAAGCAGGCAACCTTGCGCTCTGGTCCGTCCGCCAAGGCCGAACCGGTGGGTCAGCTCTCCCGCGGGGAACGTATTATTGTCGACGTTGAAAACGGCTGGGGGCGCATTGCTGATGGCCTCTACATCAAGCTCACTGACACCGCTCCCAAACCCGTGGCCGTCAGGCGTCAACGGGCCGCGTGGATGCCACCGGCGCACTGA
- a CDS encoding leucine--tRNA ligase, which translates to MSTGTTEGRQDYDFRTIEKKWQDYWDRHETFKTVEDPKKPKCYILDMFPYPSGDGLHVGHVEGYTATDIYARYQRMRGLNVLHPMGWDAFGLPAEQYAVKTGQHPRVTTKNNTDRFRAQIKRLGLSYDWSREIDTTDPKYYKWTQWIFRKLYERGLAYESFEPVNWCPELGTVLANEEVIDGKSEVGGFPVIKKPIRQWVLKITAYAERLLQDLDDLDWPDSLKEMQRNWIGKSTGAHVRFAVDGHQDSFEVFTTRPDTLFGATFCVLAPEHPLVAKVTTATQKAAIQDYVDGAKSKSDLERTALGKEKTGVFTGAYAVNPVNQEKLPVYIADYVLISYGSGAIMAVPGHDERDHEFARKFGLPIKRVLTGGPEADINVAAHTGDGELVNSDFLNGLNKTEAIAKMVAWLESQKLGRGAVTYKLRDWLFSRQRYWGEPFPLVHDKDGKPHLLADADLPVTLPDLDNFKPAGDGESPLARATEWLNYDKGGQTYRRETNTMPQWAGSCWYYLRFIDPKNDDAPWSAAKESYWMPVDLYVGGAEHAVLHLLYARFWHKVLFDCGLVSTKEPFKRLLHPGIVLGENNEKMSKSRGNVVNPDDIIKDWGADALRLYEMFMGPLTASKPWQTAGITGVYRFLKRVQRLILQESGELSEKLSDAPMSESFERALHKTIKKVGEDSQAMQFNTAIAAMMELVNAAYKEPHFSRKAAETLVLLLAPYAPHLAEELWERLGHQATLAYAPWPQFDAALTADDQVTISVQVCGKLRGTLQISATSAKEDVLAAAKALDSVQRHIEGKTLVKEIFVPGKIVNFVVR; encoded by the coding sequence ATGAGCACGGGCACAACCGAAGGCCGGCAGGACTACGATTTTCGGACAATCGAAAAAAAATGGCAGGACTATTGGGACCGACACGAGACTTTTAAGACGGTCGAGGACCCCAAAAAGCCTAAGTGCTATATCCTCGACATGTTTCCCTATCCTTCGGGTGACGGGCTCCATGTAGGACACGTCGAGGGCTATACGGCCACGGACATTTACGCGCGCTATCAGCGCATGCGTGGATTGAATGTGCTGCATCCTATGGGCTGGGACGCCTTTGGTTTGCCGGCTGAGCAGTATGCCGTTAAGACTGGGCAACATCCACGCGTCACCACCAAGAACAACACGGACCGCTTTCGGGCGCAGATCAAACGATTAGGTTTGTCCTACGACTGGTCGCGCGAGATCGACACGACGGATCCCAAGTACTACAAGTGGACACAGTGGATCTTTCGCAAGCTCTACGAGCGTGGACTTGCCTACGAGTCGTTCGAACCCGTCAACTGGTGTCCTGAGCTAGGTACCGTGCTAGCTAACGAAGAAGTCATCGACGGTAAGTCCGAGGTCGGTGGTTTTCCCGTCATCAAGAAACCGATTCGTCAATGGGTCCTGAAGATCACGGCTTATGCTGAGCGTTTGCTGCAGGATCTCGATGATCTGGATTGGCCCGACAGCCTGAAGGAAATGCAGCGTAACTGGATTGGCAAGAGCACGGGAGCGCATGTGCGCTTTGCCGTCGACGGTCATCAGGACAGTTTTGAGGTGTTCACGACGCGACCGGACACGCTGTTCGGGGCGACCTTTTGCGTCCTAGCTCCCGAGCATCCTCTGGTGGCTAAAGTTACGACGGCGACACAAAAGGCAGCCATCCAAGATTATGTCGATGGGGCTAAGTCCAAGTCCGACCTTGAGCGGACCGCGCTCGGTAAGGAAAAGACGGGTGTCTTCACGGGGGCCTACGCCGTAAATCCCGTTAACCAAGAAAAGCTGCCCGTCTATATCGCTGACTACGTCCTCATCTCGTACGGTAGTGGCGCTATCATGGCAGTGCCGGGACATGACGAGCGTGATCACGAGTTTGCCCGCAAGTTTGGGCTGCCCATTAAACGGGTGCTCACGGGTGGTCCTGAGGCCGACATTAACGTCGCCGCACACACTGGCGACGGTGAGTTGGTAAACTCGGACTTTCTAAACGGACTTAATAAGACCGAAGCCATCGCCAAGATGGTGGCATGGCTTGAGTCCCAAAAGCTTGGTCGCGGCGCCGTCACCTATAAATTGCGTGATTGGCTGTTCTCGCGGCAACGCTATTGGGGTGAGCCCTTTCCGCTCGTGCACGACAAAGACGGTAAGCCGCATTTACTCGCAGATGCCGATTTGCCGGTGACGCTACCGGATCTCGATAACTTCAAACCTGCAGGCGACGGCGAGTCACCGCTGGCTCGGGCCACCGAGTGGCTTAACTATGACAAGGGTGGCCAGACCTATCGGCGTGAGACTAACACCATGCCCCAGTGGGCGGGGTCCTGCTGGTATTACCTGCGATTTATTGATCCAAAGAACGACGACGCGCCCTGGAGTGCCGCCAAAGAGAGTTACTGGATGCCCGTCGACCTCTACGTCGGCGGTGCCGAACATGCGGTGCTGCACCTACTTTACGCGCGGTTTTGGCACAAGGTGCTCTTTGACTGCGGTCTGGTGTCGACCAAGGAACCATTTAAACGCTTGCTGCATCCGGGGATCGTACTTGGCGAAAATAACGAAAAGATGTCCAAAAGCCGCGGCAATGTGGTGAATCCTGACGATATCATCAAGGACTGGGGCGCTGATGCTCTGCGTCTTTATGAGATGTTCATGGGACCGCTGACGGCTTCTAAGCCATGGCAAACCGCGGGCATCACCGGTGTCTACCGTTTCCTCAAAAGGGTGCAACGACTCATCCTGCAAGAGAGTGGTGAGCTCAGCGAGAAGCTCAGCGATGCCCCAATGAGTGAGAGCTTTGAGCGTGCATTGCATAAAACCATCAAAAAGGTGGGCGAAGATTCGCAAGCGATGCAGTTTAACACGGCCATTGCGGCGATGATGGAGCTCGTCAATGCCGCTTACAAAGAGCCGCACTTCAGCCGCAAGGCAGCAGAGACTCTGGTCCTGCTCTTGGCGCCGTACGCTCCCCACCTCGCGGAGGAACTATGGGAGCGTCTTGGTCACCAGGCAACTCTTGCCTATGCTCCGTGGCCGCAGTTTGACGCCGCCTTAACTGCCGACGATCAGGTGACCATCTCGGTGCAAGTTTGCGGTAAGTTACGTGGGACCTTGCAGATTAGTGCGACCAGCGCTAAGGAGGATGTGCTAGCGGCAGCCAAGGCACTCGACTCAGTGCAGCGGCACATCGAGGGCAAGACGCTGGTTAAAGAGATTTTTGTACCGGGAAAAATTGTCAACTTCGTGGTGAGGTAA
- a CDS encoding TIGR00701 family protein: MYLWLKWLHVVSVISWMAGILYLYRLLIYLAERGSNGEIKDLLVLMARRLFKYITVPAAVVSYVAGLGMVAVMPEIAKGHWFGAKFILVLALTHFTVKAGLLVGRFEKGAANLPTSKKLRWLNEAPTVLMLVIVYLVLFKPF, translated from the coding sequence ATGTATCTTTGGCTCAAATGGCTGCATGTGGTCAGTGTCATTAGCTGGATGGCTGGGATTTTATACTTGTACCGCTTGCTGATTTATCTGGCGGAGCGTGGCTCCAACGGCGAGATCAAAGACCTCCTAGTGTTGATGGCACGGCGGCTATTCAAGTACATCACGGTGCCCGCCGCCGTGGTGAGCTACGTGGCCGGACTTGGCATGGTTGCTGTCATGCCAGAGATTGCTAAGGGCCATTGGTTCGGCGCTAAATTCATTTTAGTTTTGGCTTTGACCCATTTTACGGTTAAGGCCGGATTGTTAGTTGGTAGATTTGAAAAGGGTGCTGCCAATCTTCCTACTTCAAAAAAATTGCGCTGGCTCAACGAGGCACCGACCGTACTAATGCTAGTCATTGTTTACCTGGTTCTGTTTAAGCCCTTTTGA